GGTTGCATTTGTATCCTGCATATGTGCTTCTGTGTATCATCAAACTGTCTCGGCATTGCTCTCCGAGGTAGTGCTGGTCGTCGAGGTGGAACTGGTTGAAGAATACCCGACTCCGTTGCGCGTGCTTGGGAACAACGTGAACAGCGTGCTCGAGATCGAGCCGATCACGGTTGGCAGAACCATGATCACAGTCTTCTCTGTGTCCTCGAAAGACGGATAGAAGCACTTCACTGTGTTCGTGTCCAACAACGCCAGACCTAAGAAAATGACCACACACAAGAAAGCATGGACGAAATCCGAAAACCGAAGCTTATACCCCGAGGAGCTTGTGGAGCTGCTAGAGCTTGAGCTAGGCCAGATACCCTTGGCCGTGGCGAACCCGTAGTGGGTCGACCCGTCACTTCCCGTGTAGCTATCGGTGAAGCAAGAGATAATACACGAAATGCCGCAAACTGCAATCAAAATGGCGCTTAGGTACTTGTTGTAAGTGTGGCACTCGCCGTTGTTGGTCAAAAGAGGGTTGAGGAATTGGAACAGGAAGACGGTCCCGCTCGGAAGGAGCTTAATGATGTTGGCTAGTCCGGTGTAtgcgctgctgctgctgctgctactgctggtgctgctgctgcttgtGCCGGTAGTGGTGGTGGTGCCGTTGGTGGTGCTGGTGGTGCCGGTAGTGGTGCCGGTGGTGGTGCTGGTGGTGCTTTTTTGCTGAGAACTGGTTTTGGAGGCGAGGGAAGAGATCTTGCTGCCCATTTTCTTGACAATGCTGACTACGTTATGAAGAATGAGCAAGCTGCCTAGGATTGGGGGAGGCATTTGAGGTTGTGTTTTGTGTCCTGAAACGGTCCCAAATTAGGGTTATTTATAGGCGGAACGAAGCTGGGTGGGAGGAAGTTGCTTGTACGGGCGAATCGTATGAATCACCACTGTTTCAAAGTTGGAAGGTCTGGGCCATTCCACTCTTGAGGACTTGACCGGTTTCAGCACAACCCTTCAAACGGTTGACTCTTATGATGAGCTAACAGTTCTTAAACACGTTTTGAGAGATTGACCAGCGTGGGAAGAGAGGAGGCTATTAGAGATAGGCAAAGTGGTAATCCATCTCTAGGGAATGATAGTTTTAGCTTGCCACAAGGAACAATAATTGGACTTAAAAGGCCATGCTAATCATTTCAACTCTACTTTAGTTCAATATCATTTTTTAGTTGCGAATATTTCTTAACACTATGTATAGAAAACAATTGTAAAAGGACGCAGAGTATTTATATAAACATTTAGAGGAAATTGCCTTcaaccatatctttgattgGTGGGTTACAAATATAGATATcacttattaaaatttaaatttgcaTATGAGTAATATCACTAATCTATAAATACCAATTGTAATGAGCATGGTTTGAGAAAATTTCATCCAATCAGCAACAGAGGATGATATAACTTGAGAAAAACATTGCCAGAATAGGCTTCCATGAGGTAAATTACTAAACTGATTGAACCCATTTAAATTTTTCCTAAACCCTTCTTAGGGGTTCCGCCTCAAAAGCAAGTTGTTGCATGCAGTAGGCACATGTGGACCcacaatcaatttttaaattccCACAATTTCCCATGTGACCCTTCGTACGGGGGATGTTCGTCTCCTCAATTGTATTCTAGTTCAGGCTATATTTTCCTTGTTTTAGGTCGGTGAAAACTTTGTCTAATCATATTTTTAACCAATGAATTACCAATCATGGATATTATTCATATGCAAACTTAACTAAATATAAATGCAAGACGATATCCTTATTTATAACctactaataaaataaaataaaaatagtcgGAAAAATGCATGACACTTTTAGCTTTTATCCATCGTAGTGTTTCCTATTGTGCCACCAAGCACGGTTAGTCCAGTGCTTCTTGCACTCACTATTTTTCACAAAGCCACAACCATTTGATACAATGAATTCCACAAGGAGACATGTCTATTCTCATGTGGAGAGAATAGCAGTCTACCAATATGCTCTAGCTCAATATTTAGCTCATTAACCTCGAACcgtgagattgagagaaatAATTGTGccttaaattgaaaatttcggGGGATTGCTAAGGTCTCTTGCTGCTCATCCTTTAACAAGGACAAAAGGAGAAGGCCAAAAAAGAACCTTTTCTTATGTCCCATGGTGGACTTGTGGCATGATCTCTTTCGTTCACGTGGAATTGTGACATAATCCTCTTGTTCAAATGATTAACATTGTTAGATCTTATCCGTGACCAAGAAGGAACGAGAAAGGGGTTTGCTTTTATGAAGTATGAGGGCAAAGCCCTCGAGGAAGGATTTCTTTTATCATCCATGCCAGAGAAGACGATACAAACAAAATAAACGTGAGAAGAACCAGTTGGCCATCTTTCTTGCCAAATGACGTAAAGGAAATCGTCTTATCGACTCTTTCAAAGGCTCTTCTAGCCTGTTGTCTACATATAAATCTACgacaaaatcatgaaatttgtcAGTCCATTAGGCTCAATgcatgatgacgacgacgacatGGTGAACAGATCACATAATAAGCTGCAACGCACGCATGAACGTAGAGATTACGATACGAGCGCAGTCAACGAACTTCGGCAGCGCATAATCGAGATGAATAAAAAAACGCAGGTTATCATTTGAATGTTCAAGTCCGGTGCCTGCGCGTCAAAGATTAAGAACGCTTTGTGCCGAAATTGGACTCAGCTTGTATCATTAGGCCGTCAAATGGGGGTGCAAGCCATTTGGAAAATTCAGCACGTGGGATTGGAATGGACCTAAACCTACCAGTTTAAGGAAGTAGGGGGGACATTTTAAAGGCTTGAAGAGTAGGTTTCTTGTCTGAATTGAGGGGGACTTAGACTTATTATGCGAACACGCGCCCCTTATACAGTCTCTCAGCAACAAACGGATGTACATCTAAATAATTAAATAGTCTAGTAATGATTTAAAGAAGAGGTGGAAAACGGTAATTGggtttaattattaaaaaaaagttagcGTAacacaaaaagtttaggaaataTTTGGGCCAGGCCCGACCAGTAGATCGGGCCTATCGTATTGCCCGAGACCAtctattttatatgttttacaTAAATATTTTGGCCCCACCAGGCCTAGGCCAAGATGGGTGGGCTAGACTTGCTCACATAAGCCCATTGCCCAAGCCTGCCTATTAACCTATAACATACTCGCCCGTTGATCACCTCTACTATCAATTTAGTTCACCACACTTCCTTGTGGGATCAGATCCTAGGAAATGAAGTCGCTCATCCAGTCGGCCTAACTGAGCAGCCATGCCAACCACAACGTGACCCAGCTCCCCGTTGGCAAGGTTGTAGAAGTCTGTGAGATTAGCTAGTCTTTGATCTCAGCCTGACAAGTCAAGCATTGATTGAATAAGCAGGGAATATGGCCATTTGATAACATAGTTGAATGatgaaaactaaaaattcagTACAATATGAAATTAGGCTTGT
The nucleotide sequence above comes from Eucalyptus grandis isolate ANBG69807.140 chromosome 2, ASM1654582v1, whole genome shotgun sequence. Encoded proteins:
- the LOC104431235 gene encoding protein DMP2-like encodes the protein MGSKISSLASKTSSQQKSTTSTTTGTTTGTTSTTNGTTTTTGTSSSSTSSSSSSSSAYTGLANIIKLLPSGTVFLFQFLNPLLTNNGECHTYNKYLSAILIAVCGISCIISCFTDSYTGSDGSTHYGFATAKGIWPSSSSSSSTSSSGYKLRFSDFVHAFLCVVIFLGLALLDTNTVKCFYPSFEDTEKTVIMVLPTVIGSISSTLFTLFPSTRNGVGYSSTSSTSTTSTTSESNAETV